CCCCGGCCGACCGAGCGAACCGAATTGCGAAACGCTGAGTACGCTCATGACTGTGCTCGAGACCACCGACGCGGCGGTGGGGATCGCTCACGACGGCGACGCCGATCGCATGGTCGCCGTCGACGACACCGGTGCGTTCGTCCCGAAGGACGTCTTACTGGCGCTGTTCGCCCGTACCGCTGCCGGCGAGGGCGATCGGGTCGCCGCCCCCGTCGATACGAGTCTCGCCGTCGACGACGCACTGGCCGAGGAGGGGGCGACGGTGACCCGGACGCGGGTCGGCGACGTCTACGTCGCCGAACGGACGACCGCGGACGACGTCGTCTTCGGCGGCGAACCCAGCGGCGCGTGGATCTGGCCCGACGAGACGCTGTGCCCCGACGCACCGCTGGCCGCGTGCAAACTCGTCGAACTGGTCGCCGAGCGCGGCCCGCTGTCCGAACTCGTCGAGTCGATCCCGACGCATCCGATCGAACGGACGTCGATAACGGTCGACGACAAATCCGGCGCGATGGACCGGGTCGAGGAGCGCGTGGCCGATCGATACGACGACGTCGAGACGATGGACGGCGTCCGCGTCGAATCGAGCGACGGCTGGTTCCTGATCCGGGCGAGCGGGACCGAACCGGTGGTTCGGGTGACAGCAGAGGCGCGCGACGGCGCTCGAGCCGACGAACTGGCCGACGAAGCCATCGAGTTCGTTACGGGGGCAACGAAGTGACCTTCCGCACCGGGCAGCGGTGGCCGCGACGGTCGTGTCCCGCGCTGCAGGCCATGGGCCGCTGCGTTTCCACCGGAACCGGCCCCAGCGGTCGATCAGCGACCACCGGGCCCGGGCCGCGAATCTAACTGTCGTCGTTCACTTCACCAATGCTATCACTAGAAGGGGAAAATACAAGTTAGAATACTTCCCAGAGCAGTCATGGGATCGGTTCACTGGCTGTCGTGGGTCCTCGCTGGCGGAGCCATCGTCGCTGCGTTCACACTCTATCCCTATATCGCCACAGCCATCGGCTATCGAGGGAGCGACAACGGGCTGGCATACATCCTTCTCGTGATGGGCGTTGCCCTCTGGAACGCCATGTTCGCCGCGCAACTCCTCGATCCGCACGCGCTCGTGAAGGGGTTCTTTCTCTCCCTGAGCCTCGTCGGGGCCTCCCTGGCGGGCCTCGGCTGGTTCCTGTTCGCGGGAACTGCCAGCAGCACGAGATCCGTCCCGAGACGTCGGTTGGCCTACGGGCTCGCCGCGATCGGTGTGGGAATCAACATTTCGCTGGTGATTACCAATCCAACGCACGAACTCTACTGGGTGCTTCCGGTCGAGCAGTCCACGTCGACGGTGTTCGTCGAGATCGCTCCAAACCTCCTCTACTGGCTCCACACGTTGCAACTGGTCGTGCTGTTCAGTGCGGGGACGGCCCTCTTCTTCGAAGCCTGGCGAACCGGGGTCGCCTCGCGCTATTCCCGCCTCTACACCATCGCCGGCACCGGAACGGTGCTCGCAATCGTCGGGAGTAACACCCTGATCCACGGCGGTCTGTCGATCGCCCCGCTCTCCGCGGCGTCGCTCACGACGGTGGGCTGGATCCAGGCAAATCGCGGCCATCCCCTCGACAAATATCGATCGTATCTGCCATCGTGACGCCCCACCCTGAAGGGACGCTTTCTCCTCGAACGTTCGCAATCTGTCGTACCTCCCGATCTACCAGACCGCCGCGCACCGTCTCGATCGCCCGCGACGGCAGGTCGCGGGACTCGGCGATCGCACCGCTGTGCGCTTCGCCGGCGGCGTGATCGTGACTGCTGGACCGAGAGCGACGCCAGGAGATCTGAACGTTCATGGTATACCTATCAGAACCCACATCTATGCAGCCGTATCGGCCGCCGCCGATGCCGCCCGGCCATCCGAACGAGCGTCTCCAGTGTGAGAACGACATCGATGGGGACGAGGTCGAGGGATTCTGGCTCGAGCGGGAAAACTGGCAGTCGCCGAACACCCACGAACTCTACTGTCTGGCGTGTCGTATCGAGAAACTGAACGAGTGGGCGAACCAGCCGGACGTCGCCGACGAGGCCGACGTGAAAGCGCACCTCTCCCGACGGCGCGCTCGTCCTGATCCGCAACGCGGCCGCTGGCACGTCGCTCCGGTCCTCCCAGGTCGCTTCGACCTCGACGGTCTAGCAGTCCCTGTTCTGGCCGAAGTGGGTCTCAACGCTCGGGTCCGCGGAATCGTATCGGCCGACGCGGGGGCAGGTTCGCGAGGACGGCTGTCGATGCGGGAAAGCAGCGGCTGTTGAACACGGAGATGCGATCGCTTCAATTAATTTCTATTGGTGATACCCTTGGCACGCCGACTTCGTAATTATCGGAAACCCGAATAGTTTAGTTTCTTGATACCAATGTGTACGTGGGAGGGGATGTTTGGATGCCAGACCTATTCACCACCGAAGAAGCCGGCGTCACGGTGACGAAGCACGTCGATGCGGACGGCGACGAGGTTCGGATCGGACTGCGGCTGGAATCGTCGCGGGACCGTCCGCTGACGGTTCGCGTGCTGGACGCGGTCCCGGCGGAGACGACCGTGGAGATTCCGACGACGAATCCACCGCGCTGGTCGACAGTCGACGACACGGTCGAGTACGAACGAACGCTCGAGTCGGAGGAATCGGTCACGACGGGGTACAAATACACTCGCGGCGGGACCGGGGCCGAGGCCGGGAGTCACTACCCGCCGACGCTGGTCATCGACGAGGCCGCGCGAGGCGGTGCTGACGCCGTGGCGACGTCCGACGAAGGCGCCCGCGGGCAGAAGCCGACCGCCGCGACGCGGGGGAGCGAGGCGACTCCGGGTACCGACGGCGAGCAGGAGTCGGCGGCCCACGGGGGCACCGACGTGGACGACTTCGAGATGCCGGAGGACGAAGTCTCCGTCGCGGATATCGTGGACGACTCTGCGACTGACTCGGCCACGCCTTCAACCGGACCCCGAACGCCAGCGGATGGCGGCACCGCGACGGTCGACACCCGGACGACGGCAGCGACCGGCGCGGCTGACGGGGCTGTCGACGACGGCGAGACGATCGACGACCTGGTCGACACGGTGCTCCGGACGCTGGACGCGGACGCGACGCCGGCGCAGCGCGATCGATTGGCGCGAGAACTCGGCGATATCGACGGCTCCCGCTCGAGCCTCGAACTGCGGGTGACGTACTTGCAGTCGCGGTTTCAGGACCTCGCGGCCTATCTCGACGCCATGGAGGAGTTCCTCGACGACCACGGGTCCGGAGAGGACGTCCTCACCGAGGTACTGGACGACCTGCACGCGGTTCGCGAGCAACTCGACCGGGTTCGCGACGAGCAGGTCGCCCTGGAAACGCGCCTCGACACCGTCGAGGACCGGACCGGCCAACTCGAGTCGGCGTTCGAGAGCCGGCACGACGCCGTCGAAGGCGAACTCCGTCGACTCGAAGACGCAGTCGCGGACGTCGAAGAGACACAGCGGACGGTCCGGGATGAGGTGGAGCAGTTCACGGCGTTTCGAGACGCCATTCAGGACGCCTTCCGGGGGGAGGCGCTGCCCACCGACGACTGATGTTCCGGCCACGTCGCCGTGATTCACACGGCAGCGGGCGGTTCTCGCCGGCTGGGATAGCACTCCGATAACGTGTACACGGCTGACGGGATTTCCACTCAGAATCAGTGATGAAAGACCTCATAACGTCGATGCTCTTCCGGGGGCCCGACGCGACCGTCGTCCGGGAGTGCCGGCAGTGTGGGACGGGGGTGTCGCCGTCGGTCACGACCTGTCCGGTGTGCGAGGCCGACCGGATCGTCGAATACGTGATCGAGTAACGCCGGCGCTTGTCGAGTTCGGGTCGGAATCGCAGCCCCGATACCGGTTCGCGAGTGTCACGGCCGCGAGCGACGCGCCCGACCACGGTCGTCGACGGCGGTTCGAACCAGCGGATACCACGCCCCGAGGACGGCACCGTACCCGATGAGTGCCACCAGACTCGCGCTGTGGTGGTACGGCAGCGGAAGGGACCCGCCGGTCAGGTCGATCCAGAGGGGGACGCCGTAGGCGACGCCGACGAGCCAGCAGACGGTGCCGTAGGCGACGCCGAGACAGCCCCCGAGGAACGGCGATCGGAGCGCGGCCGCGAGCGGGGCCGGTGCGAACCGGTGCTTTGCGGCGCGGGTCAGCCCCGCGACGAAGGGCACGGCACCGACGAGGCCGTGTGCGACGACGACCGCCCAGTCGCTGGAAACGTCCTCGAGACCGTACAGCGCAGCGACGCTCTCGAGGTGTCCGGTCGACGATAGCAACCCGGCGAACGAGAGACTGGCGACCAGGGCTGCGACGAGAGTGCCGAAGATCGTCCCGACTGACGGACTGTCATATCTTCGGGACCGTCCGTATGACATACGTGTTCGATGCGACCGGTCATATAAATAATTAGTTATATATTGACTAAATGTCTAGAAATAAAACAGGATTGGATGCAAGCGTTCATGCTATCGGCGCATAAACGGTGGGAAAACTGGACAAACGGGGGTCCCGATCGAGCGTTCTCGGCGGCGACGCCGCGTACGGGCGAACTGGTTCGCCGTCCCGCGATCGCGGGCGGGGTCTCACACGCCGCTGGCGTCGCCGCCCGCGTCCCGATCGATACCCGCCCCGTCCTGGATCACGGTCGGTCGCACAGCGAGGCAGCCGCGGCCCGCGCCGACGCTGCCAAAGCCTCGAACGACACAGCGCGTCACGAACTCGTCACAGGTGCCGCGGGTCGGCATCCCTCGTCTCGACGGTGAGGGTCCACTCACTGGCCGTCTGTCAGAGCCGCTGCGGGCTGGGCCCCAGTCGCCTACTGACCCGACACGAGCGAGACCGCGAGAACGGCCCCTATCGCCGAAAAGCCCGCGAGCACGACGAACACGACCGACACCGACGCGTAGGTGAGTACCGTCCCGACGATCGCCGCACCGAGGGCCCCGATCCCGAAGATAGCGAGGTACGTGTAGCCGAACGAGAACCCCCGAGATCCCACGAGCGAGTACTTCGCGATCGTCGCCTGCGTGAGCGGTTGCATAGCGAACAGGACGAAGCCGAGCACGAAACTGACGAGGAGCAGTCCCCAGAGACCCGCCCGGGCGGCGGGAACGAACAGCAACGCGATGACGGTAAGGGCGGTCAGCATCCCGACCAGCCCGCGGTCGGGTTCGATCGCGTCCGTGAGCCGGCCCCCCAGATACTGCCCGCCGATGCCGACCGTCAACAGCCCGGCGTAGAGATACCGGGAGACGTCGAACTCCGTAGCGAGCCGGCTGTCAGGATCGAACACGCCGGGCCGGACGTCGCCGATGGCCGCCGTGAGGAAGTCGCCGAGGAGATCCGGGAGGAACGTCAGAACACCGCGGTAGTACAGCCCGTTGAACGCGACGATGACGAAGACCAGCAGAAAGCCGAAGGAGAACAGGCGTCGCGTCTCGCTGACGAACTCGGCGAGCGACGTCGGTATCCGTCGCTGGTGACCGCCGTCGGCGAACTCGACCGCCGCGGTCGGATCGAACTCGATAGTCATGCCGACGCCAGTGGCAACCAGGGCCGGGATCGCGAGGCCGGCCGCCACGAGCCGCCAGTCGAACGCGAGCAGCAGGACGGCGGTCAGAAGCGGGCCGCCAGCGATGCCGACGTTCCCGGCCATCCCGTGATAGGCGAACCCCCGGCCGCGTTCCTCGACGCCGTTGCTGATGAGCGTGAGGCCTGCGGGATGGTAGACACTCGCTGTGGCTCCCCAGAGCGCCAACGCGACCGCCACACCGACGACCCCCGGCGCGAGGCTCAAGGCCATAAACGAGAGCCCCATCCCGGCGAGACAGGCGGTGATCAACGCCCGCGCGCCGAACCGGTCGACCAGCAGTCCGCCCGGGAGTGCGCCGATGCCGAACAGCCCGTAGCCGATCGCGGCCGCGACGCCCAGCACCGCCTCGGTGGACGAGAACTCCAGCAGCCAGATCGTCATCAAAATCGGAATCGACAGCTCGTAGGTGTGGACCATCGCGTGGCCGACCATGACGAACCCGACGATAGACCGATCGTTGTCGTCCACAGGATCTGCTACTCGAAGTCGTCAGTTAATGCGTTCCGTTTTCGTCCGCCTGGTTCGGGTGCCGACGGAGCGGTGCTCGCAGTCCCGTTCACCGCCGCGAGCCGTCGGTCGACTCGTCGACGGACACCCAGAGGTGGACGTAATACTCGGTATCGTCGATCGACGGGTCGGCCGGCACGTCCCCGCCGGGGAACAGGAGCCAGACGATGCGGATATCGTCGCCCGTCAGCGTCGGTTCGATTTCGTGAGAGCGGTGCCAGGACTCGTTGTGCGCGAGTTGCGTTTCGAATCGATCGAGTTCGCGCTGCTCGGTGACGATCGTCTCGTTGACCGCCGAGTCGTTCCCGCCGGGCCCGGTTGTGGCCGTTTCGTTAGGTCGCTGTTCGGTGGCCTGCTCCAGGACGACGACCGTGTATTCCGTCGGGTCGTGCTCGTGATTGTCGACCCCGACGACGATCTCGGCGCTCTCGCCCTGGACGAATTCGGTCGGATACCCGTCGGCGACGAGGTCGCCGTCGTCGTCTTCGGTCAGGATGTAGATCGCCGAGAACTGCTCGCCCGCCGGCGGGGCGACGATCGCGAACGTGACCGTCCCGACGGCGAGGACGATCGACGCCACGAGCACCACGTTCAGGGCGGCGTCGAGGCGCGATTCGGGTTCGAGCAGTTCCGCACGGCCCGCGCGGTACCACTCGCGGTACGGGACGGCGAACCGCTCGTCGGCGGGGAGTTGCCACCGACGGTGGGCGGCGATCGCCGTCGCGACCAGCGTAAACACCGTCATCGCGACCATGATCGGGGACAGCCGGATGCCCCACGGGGTGAAGTTGAGGACGAGACCGATCAGCGGCGTGATCGCGATACTCAGACCGAACGCCAGCGCGACGCGCTCGATGCCGTCGATTCCCGAGCGCAACGACGTGAGTACGGTCGCGTCCGATTCGTGGCGGGGTTGCTCCGGGTCGGCAGTCGGCGACTCTCCCGCTTCGGGAAACAGGGCCGCGATGAAGACGTAGCCCGGCACGAACAACACGAACGCGAGGCCGAGTGGCACGCGGAACGGCGTCTCGCGAACCCCCGGTGTGAAGACGGCGACGTTGACGAGCGCCGTCACGAGGAGCATCGCCACGAGATCCGCCGGGAGCGCCCGGAGCGGTCGGGGGAGAAGCAACCGGAGCGACCGTCGATCGACCATTCACTCAGTTATCTGCAAGACGGTGGTAAAAGTCGCTCGGTCGACGTATGTGGGGCCCGTCTCTGCCACCGCTCGATGACCGTTACTCGGCGCTCGATCGCGTCTCAGTGGCGCACACCTGGCGAGTGCGCTCGAGGACGCGCTGGGCCGCCGAGGCGGAGACCCGATCGGGTGCAAAGGCCGCCCGTTCGTATTCCGTGATGACGGCCCGGAGTTGCTCGATCGTCTCGCCCTCCGCGTCGAGGTCGTCGCCGAGCCGGTGGTAAAACTCCCAGTGCGTGCGCGCGGCCGGGGTCTCCGCATCGTCCCGATACTCGTGTCGAACCGCGGCATAGCTGGCTCGCACCGCGGCCTCCGGTCGGCCGTTCGCCAGGTGCTCTCGCGCCCGTGACAGCAACGCGTCGACCAGTTCGGGCGTGGTCGCGCGGTCGCCCGTTCCCGGCGGATCGGCGACCGGGTCGGGGTCGGCGTCGTCGACGGCCCCGCCAGCAGCGGGCCGTCGTCTCCACCACCAGAGACCCCCACCCGCCGCGATCACGACGATCCCCACGAGGACGGCCCACGTCGGTCTCGACGACGAGGGGCCGCGGTCCGTCCCCGACAGCGAGACCGTCGTCTCGGTCGCCGTCGGCGCGAGATTCGTTTCCGCCCCGTCGTACTCGGCCGCCACGTGGACGTCGGAGGCGGCCGACGATGGCACAGCCAGCGTCGTGACGAACTCGCCGGCGGAATCCGTGGTCACCGTCGCGACGGTCTCCCCGTCGCGGTGGATCTCGACGGGCTGGTCGCCGACGCCGTCACCGGCAGCCGTCTCGAGGGTGCCGGCGACCTGGAGTTCGTTCTCGTCGGTCGCCGACGCGTCGATCGTCAGATCGGTTTCCGTTTCCGCGACCGTCACCGGCGTTTCGGCTATCGTGCCGGCCAGCGCCCGGTCGTCGAACGGCAGGGCGACACGGAGCGTGTGGCCCCCGTCGCGGACCGCCGCTGGGACTGGCACCGCGCCGGCGATCCGCCCATCGGTGACCGGCACCTCGCCGAGGAGTTCGCCGTCGAGTCGCACCTCGAGACCCACGCCATCGACCGGGACGCCCCCCGCTGCCACGTCGCCCTCGATCGCGAGTGTGTCACCGTAGGCGACCGTCTCGGTGCTATCGAGATTCGCGATCGTGGGCTCGACTTGCTCCACCGAGACGTTCAGCGTCGTTTCGCTCCCGAGATACGGCGATTGCTCCGCGGGGACGTACTCGACCGTCACCGTCTCCGCCGAGAGGGGCTGCGTCGTCGGGCGGTACTCGAACGCAACCGAGCCGTTCGCCCCCGTCTCGACGGCAACGGGATCCCCATCGATCACGAATCGCGCGTCGTCGCCGTCGATCGGCGAGCCGTCCGCCGTTCGTATCTCGCCGCGAGCGACGAGCGGCTCGAGAAACGAGACGGTCTCGTCGTCGGCGTCGAGGCGCAGCTTCGTCTCGACGAACTGCTCGTCGCGGACGACGGCCTGCTCGCCCCGGATGTCGCGTCGCGTCTCGTCGATCGCGTCGGCGGCGTCCGAGAGATCGTCGTCGGTCTCGAACGTGATGAGCTCGTAATTCGTGATCAGGCTCTCGCTCGTCTCGTCGATGTCCGCCGCGATCTCTTCGAGGTCGCGGGCCAGCTCGCGGGCGCGTTCGTCGTCGCCCTCCGCAACCGCGGTTTCGTATTCGTCTTTCGTCGTTCGATACTCCTCGAGACGATCGATCAGGCGCTCCTGTTCGTCCGCGGCCTCCTCGAATGCCGCCTCGGGATCGTTCCGGTCGTCACGCCCGGCACCCGTTCCACCCTCGCCCGTGTCACCGGCCACCTCGACGTACTGGCCGAGCCGGTCGCGATACTCCTCGCCGACGAAGTTCCGCGCCCGATCGTATTCGCCCTCGCTCAGCGAGACCGTGCTCCCCGCCAACCGCGACGAGAGCCGATTCGACAGCCAGGCTTCGATGCGTTCGGAATCGCCGTCGGCGTCGTACTCGTCCGGATTCTGGTGCCGAACGGTTTCGTTCGCGCCGTCGTCCGCGTCGAGTGTCGCGATCGGGGTGGCTGCTCCGTCCGCGGCTGAAACGCTTGCTCCAGTGGTCGCTGCTATCGGCGAACAGAGGAGCAGTACCGCGAGTACGAGCGCGCGGCCGGCGTCGTTCACGACCGGTGATTGCTCGCTCAGCACAAAAACCTGTCTGCTCGAGTCCCCGTCCGAGCGGCGCGAATCGCCAACCAGTAAGTTCAACACGCCGCCGCAAAGTCACTGGGATATGCGTCCGACGCGTCACCTCTGGGCGACTGGCGTCCTCGCCGTGCTCCTCGCCGCGTGTGCGGTCGTCTTCGCCCGCCCGCTGTTGCTCGTCGCGACGGCGCTGATCGGCGCGTGGACCCTGAGCCGCCAGTACCTGTTTCTCGCGGCGGTGACCGAGACGGTGGCTGGAGTAGACGTGCTCCAGGCACCCGACACGACGGGAATTCGGACGAACGAAACGACCCCGGTCACGCTCGCGGCGACGCTCGAGGCGCCGTGTTCGCTACGGCTCGCCCTCGAGGCCGGCGTGCCACCGGGAGGGAGGGTTACCGAGCCGCTGGCCCTCTCA
The nucleotide sequence above comes from Halosolutus halophilus. Encoded proteins:
- a CDS encoding DUF1616 domain-containing protein, which gives rise to MVDRRSLRLLLPRPLRALPADLVAMLLVTALVNVAVFTPGVRETPFRVPLGLAFVLFVPGYVFIAALFPEAGESPTADPEQPRHESDATVLTSLRSGIDGIERVALAFGLSIAITPLIGLVLNFTPWGIRLSPIMVAMTVFTLVATAIAAHRRWQLPADERFAVPYREWYRAGRAELLEPESRLDAALNVVLVASIVLAVGTVTFAIVAPPAGEQFSAIYILTEDDDGDLVADGYPTEFVQGESAEIVVGVDNHEHDPTEYTVVVLEQATEQRPNETATTGPGGNDSAVNETIVTEQRELDRFETQLAHNESWHRSHEIEPTLTGDDIRIVWLLFPGGDVPADPSIDDTEYYVHLWVSVDESTDGSRR
- a CDS encoding histidine kinase N-terminal 7TM domain-containing protein yields the protein MGSVHWLSWVLAGGAIVAAFTLYPYIATAIGYRGSDNGLAYILLVMGVALWNAMFAAQLLDPHALVKGFFLSLSLVGASLAGLGWFLFAGTASSTRSVPRRRLAYGLAAIGVGINISLVITNPTHELYWVLPVEQSTSTVFVEIAPNLLYWLHTLQLVVLFSAGTALFFEAWRTGVASRYSRLYTIAGTGTVLAIVGSNTLIHGGLSIAPLSAASLTTVGWIQANRGHPLDKYRSYLPS
- a CDS encoding MFS transporter translates to MDDNDRSIVGFVMVGHAMVHTYELSIPILMTIWLLEFSSTEAVLGVAAAIGYGLFGIGALPGGLLVDRFGARALITACLAGMGLSFMALSLAPGVVGVAVALALWGATASVYHPAGLTLISNGVEERGRGFAYHGMAGNVGIAGGPLLTAVLLLAFDWRLVAAGLAIPALVATGVGMTIEFDPTAAVEFADGGHQRRIPTSLAEFVSETRRLFSFGFLLVFVIVAFNGLYYRGVLTFLPDLLGDFLTAAIGDVRPGVFDPDSRLATEFDVSRYLYAGLLTVGIGGQYLGGRLTDAIEPDRGLVGMLTALTVIALLFVPAARAGLWGLLLVSFVLGFVLFAMQPLTQATIAKYSLVGSRGFSFGYTYLAIFGIGALGAAIVGTVLTYASVSVVFVVLAGFSAIGAVLAVSLVSGQ
- the glmM gene encoding phosphoglucosamine mutase, which gives rise to MFGTSGIRGTVGEDVTASLALSVGRAVASEGHDRVVVGRDPRDSGSLLLDALAAGLGECGADVIEVGVEATPTIARAVSAYDADAGAVITASHNPAPDNGIKLWTPSGKAFGPAKREAIEKRLETATYELQPWDGIGTRRQRTDAADQHAAALREAVSIDDPPHVVVDVGNGAGAITARVLADVGCHVETLNGNPDGSFPGRPSEPNCETLSTLMTVLETTDAAVGIAHDGDADRMVAVDDTGAFVPKDVLLALFARTAAGEGDRVAAPVDTSLAVDDALAEEGATVTRTRVGDVYVAERTTADDVVFGGEPSGAWIWPDETLCPDAPLAACKLVELVAERGPLSELVESIPTHPIERTSITVDDKSGAMDRVEERVADRYDDVETMDGVRVESSDGWFLIRASGTEPVVRVTAEARDGARADELADEAIEFVTGATK